Proteins found in one Pseudomonas marvdashtae genomic segment:
- a CDS encoding SDR family oxidoreductase gives MISPATGMRTGERYTIESVERAPHFPGFFLDGKYYLGPELNMAVGWLEGQNFLYDQLDPEGEPVYPDRVAGTIEDLTLIMADGVRLKLAPIHAETDKPSQQLKDRADPAQGSKTSPLAEKLVVITGASSGIGRAAAQAFARQGARLVLAARDRAALAEVVNECQAQGATALAVRTDVTRSEQMQALAAEAATFGDGRIDIWINNAGVGAVGSFEQTPLDVHEQVLQTDLLGYLRGAYVAWPYFKAQKRGILINTLSLGSWVAQPYAAAYSASKYGLRGLSEALRGELGEHPDIHVCDIYPAVMDTPGFRDGANFTGHALKPPPPVYDPQRVAAAMVNCALNPKPSTTVGSAAILARAAHFLLPGFPQLSGWLTRRSLDRSPRLASSTGNLFAPPSGQRRIEGGWRKPARRPTPLLVAGAALLIGGCLVALGRERGRE, from the coding sequence ATGATTTCACCGGCAACCGGCATGCGGACTGGCGAGCGCTATACCATCGAAAGCGTCGAGCGAGCGCCACATTTCCCTGGCTTTTTTCTCGATGGAAAGTACTACCTGGGCCCTGAACTGAATATGGCGGTGGGCTGGCTGGAGGGTCAGAATTTTCTCTATGACCAGCTCGATCCCGAGGGTGAACCGGTGTACCCCGACAGGGTCGCCGGCACCATTGAAGACCTGACGTTAATCATGGCCGACGGTGTGCGTCTGAAACTTGCGCCCATCCACGCAGAGACCGACAAGCCCTCCCAACAACTCAAGGATCGCGCCGATCCCGCCCAGGGATCCAAGACATCCCCCTTGGCGGAAAAACTGGTGGTCATCACCGGAGCGTCCAGCGGGATCGGCCGCGCAGCCGCCCAGGCGTTTGCCCGGCAAGGCGCGCGCCTGGTCCTGGCGGCACGCGACCGTGCCGCACTCGCCGAGGTGGTCAATGAATGCCAGGCACAAGGTGCCACTGCGTTGGCGGTGCGCACCGACGTCACCCGCAGCGAGCAGATGCAGGCCCTGGCGGCCGAGGCCGCGACATTCGGTGACGGTCGCATCGACATCTGGATCAACAACGCCGGCGTGGGCGCGGTGGGCAGTTTCGAGCAGACCCCGCTCGATGTGCATGAACAGGTTCTGCAGACCGATTTGCTTGGCTATCTGCGTGGAGCCTACGTCGCCTGGCCCTATTTCAAGGCGCAAAAGCGCGGCATCCTGATCAACACACTGTCGTTGGGCAGTTGGGTCGCGCAGCCGTATGCCGCTGCCTATTCAGCCAGCAAATACGGGTTGCGGGGTTTGTCCGAAGCGTTGCGCGGTGAATTGGGCGAACACCCCGATATCCACGTTTGCGATATCTATCCTGCTGTCATGGATACACCTGGCTTTCGCGACGGCGCCAACTTCACGGGGCATGCTCTCAAGCCACCGCCTCCGGTCTATGATCCGCAGCGGGTCGCCGCAGCGATGGTCAACTGCGCGCTCAACCCCAAGCCCAGCACCACCGTGGGCAGCGCGGCGATACTCGCCAGAGCGGCGCATTTCCTGCTGCCGGGATTCCCGCAGCTCTCCGGCTGGCTGACACGCCGGAGCCTGGACCGCAGCCCGCGGTTAGCTTCGTCTACGGGCAACCTGTTCGCCCCACCCAGCGGCCAGCGACGTATCGAGGGCGGCTGGCGCAAACCCGCACGACGGCCGACAC
- the treA gene encoding alpha,alpha-trehalase TreA, with the protein MRPIYLASLSFTALLCVACSNPSPATWSYEDARSRANVPPDQAYPELFEAVQGKQLFTDQKHFVDALPKRDPSKIRADYLARRDSADFDLNEFVKDNFIESGQAQSPAPQPGVPIKEHIDNLWPVLSRTYPHVPRYSSLLPLPLPYVVPGGRFREMYYWDSYFTMLGLEQSGEKAQIRQMTDNFAYVIDTYGHIPNGNRTYYLSRSQPPFFAYMVELQAHIEGDQAYGRYLPQLQKEYAYWMAGAQALKAGEAGKHVVKLADGSVLNRYWDASATPRQESWLQDLKTAGQAPDRSRQEVWRDLRAGAESGWDFSSRWLDDDKNLATIRTTSIAPVDLNSLMYHLERTIAKACETIQNSPCTQAYGQRAAQRQRAIETHLWNAEGGYYVDYDWQRNRQRPALTAATLFPLYTGLASAEHANRTADAVREGLLRPGGIATTQVNNGQQWDEPNGWAPLQWVAVEGLERYGQTELARQIGSRFLQQVQAVYGKEDKLVEKYDLSGQGDGGGGGEYELQDGFGWTNGVTLKLLQKYGG; encoded by the coding sequence ATGCGTCCTATTTATCTCGCCAGCCTATCCTTCACCGCGCTGCTGTGCGTAGCGTGTTCAAACCCATCGCCTGCGACATGGAGCTACGAGGATGCTCGAAGTCGCGCCAACGTGCCGCCCGACCAGGCGTATCCCGAGTTGTTCGAAGCGGTGCAAGGTAAACAGTTGTTTACGGACCAGAAGCATTTTGTCGATGCACTGCCCAAGCGCGACCCCTCGAAGATCCGCGCCGATTACCTGGCCCGTCGTGACAGCGCCGACTTCGACCTCAACGAATTCGTGAAAGACAACTTCATCGAATCCGGCCAAGCGCAAAGCCCGGCCCCGCAACCCGGGGTGCCGATCAAAGAGCATATCGACAACCTCTGGCCCGTGCTCAGCCGAACCTATCCCCACGTCCCCCGATACAGCAGCCTGCTGCCGTTGCCGCTGCCCTATGTGGTCCCGGGCGGACGTTTCCGAGAGATGTATTACTGGGACTCGTATTTCACCATGCTGGGGTTGGAGCAAAGCGGTGAGAAAGCCCAGATTCGCCAGATGACCGACAATTTCGCCTACGTGATCGACACCTATGGCCACATCCCCAATGGCAATCGCACCTACTACTTGAGCCGATCACAGCCGCCGTTCTTCGCCTACATGGTGGAACTGCAAGCGCACATCGAAGGCGATCAGGCCTACGGGCGCTACCTTCCCCAATTGCAGAAGGAATACGCCTATTGGATGGCCGGTGCGCAAGCGCTCAAGGCCGGCGAGGCCGGGAAACACGTGGTCAAGCTCGCCGATGGCAGCGTGCTCAATCGGTATTGGGACGCCAGCGCGACGCCTCGGCAGGAGTCCTGGTTGCAAGACCTCAAGACCGCCGGACAGGCGCCCGACAGGTCGCGGCAGGAAGTCTGGCGCGACCTGCGCGCCGGCGCCGAGAGCGGCTGGGATTTCAGTTCGCGCTGGCTGGACGACGACAAGAACCTGGCCACAATCCGCACTACATCCATTGCCCCGGTGGATTTGAACAGCCTGATGTATCACTTGGAACGCACCATCGCCAAGGCCTGTGAAACCATCCAGAACTCGCCGTGCACCCAGGCCTACGGCCAGCGCGCCGCCCAGCGGCAACGGGCCATCGAAACGCATCTATGGAATGCCGAAGGCGGTTACTACGTCGACTACGATTGGCAGCGGAACCGGCAACGCCCGGCGCTCACCGCTGCAACGCTTTTCCCGCTTTACACCGGCCTGGCCTCCGCCGAGCATGCCAACCGTACGGCCGATGCGGTGCGTGAAGGCTTGTTGCGTCCGGGCGGTATTGCTACCACCCAGGTCAACAACGGTCAGCAGTGGGACGAACCCAATGGCTGGGCGCCGTTGCAGTGGGTGGCAGTCGAAGGGCTTGAACGATATGGGCAAACCGAGCTGGCCAGGCAGATAGGCAGTCGCTTCTTGCAGCAGGTCCAGGCGGTTTATGGCAAAGAGGACAAGCTGGTCGAGAAGTACGACCTGTCCGGGCAAGGCGACGGTGGCGGAGGCGGTGAGTATGAATTGCAGGACGGCTTCGGCTGGACCAACGGAGTGACGTTGAAGTTGCTGCAAAAATACGGCGGTTGA